One window from the genome of Eucalyptus grandis isolate ANBG69807.140 chromosome 7, ASM1654582v1, whole genome shotgun sequence encodes:
- the LOC104453085 gene encoding serine carboxypeptidase-like 18 isoform X2, translated as MARQKAMLNSRRKGLEKKWACILLVLASASAASSQHLVETLPGFPGRLPFKLETGYISVGKVEFFYYFVQSTGNPGADPLLLFMNGGPGCSGLNAFLYQIGPLKFNVTDYTGGLPSLLYEPNAWTKTANIIFIDAPIGAGFSYATTTSAYNSTDTFNSVQMQIFLRNWLAAHPSFQTNPVFVGSDSYAGIYPPMVATAILRGNEAGLKPYVHLKGMILSCPHTHTDLETNAKVRFAHRLALISDALYESLEVNCGGNFAESTNANCTEDLAAYDQLIELISQTYVLDPVCTFISPKSKEAFKLAMSNQEKNRRSIQEFTKDRRLSLPRPRDFWCKYFDYYLVDVWGNYPGVQEALHVRPGTVSEFFRCNNSLAAYTEDVDDVLDYHKNLTSLGMQVLVFRYTRKYTDDGYRLTYATLKGAGHSSPEYKRRECYEMFQRWIHYYPL; from the exons atggcaaggcaaaaggcaatgtTGAACTCAAGAAGGAAAGGTCTTGAGAAGAAATGGGCGTGCATTTTGCTGGTGCTAGCGTCTGCCTCAGCTGCTTCGTCTCAGCATCTTGTGGAGACGCTTCCTGGCTTTCCCGGAAGACTTCCTTTCAAGCTCGAGACCGG GTACATAAGTGTTGGCAAGGTTGAGTTCTTCTACTACTTCGTGCAGTCCACCGGGAATCCTGGAGCCGACCCTCTTCTGCTTTTCATGAATGGAGGTCCTGGGTGCTCGGGTTTGAATGCCTTCTTGTACCAGATTG GTCCCCTTAAATTCAATGTTACTGATTACACTGGGGGTTTGCCGTCATTACTCTATGAGCCAAATGCCTGGACTAAG ACAGCCAACATTATATTCATAGATGCACCGATCGGCGCAGGTTTCTCCTATGCGACGACAACATCAGCTTACAATTCCACAGACACATTTAATTCTGTACAGATGCAGATATTTTTAAGAAAC TGGCTAGCAGCTCATCCAAGTTTCCAAACTAATCCGGTGTTTGTTGGTAGCGATTCCTATGCCGGTATATATCCTCCCATGGTTGCTACGGCAATTCTACGCG GGAATGAAGCTGGACTTAAACCATATGTCCACCTTAAG GGGATGATACTATCATGTCCCCACACGCACACAGATCTTGAAACTAACGCAAAAGTTCGATTCGCTCATAGGTTGGCCCTCATTTCAGATGCACTTTATGAG TCTTTAGAAGTAAATTGTGGTGGGAATTTTGCGGAGTCGACAAACGCGAACTGCACAGAGGATCTGGCAGCCTATGACCAG CTAATTGAATTGATCAGCCAAACATATGTTCTTGACCCTGTTTGTACTTTCATTTCACCAAAATCGAAAGAAGCTTTCAAATTAGCAATGTCAAACCAAGAGAAGAACAGGAGGTCCATCCAAGAGTTCACCAAGGATCGTCGCCTGTCGCTCCCAAGACCTCGTGACTTTTGGtgcaag TACTTCGATTATTATCTTGTCGATGTATGGGGTAATTATCCAGGTGTACAGGAAGCTCTTCATGTTCGGCCG GGGACAGTCAGCGAATTTTTCAGGTGTAATAATTCCTTAGCAGCCTACACTGAAGATGTCGACGATGTTCTCGATTATCATAAGAATCTCACCAGCCTGGGCATGCAAGTTCTAGTTTTCAG GTACACAAGGAAGTATACAGATGATGGATACCGATTGACCTACGCAACATTAAAG GGAGCTGGGCACTCGTCTCCAGAATACAAACGCAGAGAATGTTACGAGATGTTTCAAAGGTGGATTCATTACTATCCTCTGTAG
- the LOC104453085 gene encoding serine carboxypeptidase-like 18 isoform X1, with translation MARQKAMLNSRRKGLEKKWACILLVLASASAASSQHLVETLPGFPGRLPFKLETGYISVGKVEFFYYFVQSTGNPGADPLLLFMNGGPGCSGLNAFLYQIGPLKFNVTDYTGGLPSLLYEPNAWTKTANIIFIDAPIGAGFSYATTTSAYNSTDTFNSVQMQIFLRNWLAAHPSFQTNPVFVGSDSYAGIYPPMVATAILRGNEAGLKPYVHLKGMILSCPHTHTDLETNAKVRFAHRLALISDALYESLEVNCGGNFAESTNANCTEDLAAYDQLIELISQTYVLDPVCTFISPKSKEAFKLAMSNQEKNRRSIQEFTKDRRLSLPRPRDFWCKYFDYYLVDVWGNYPGVQEALHVRPGTVSEFFRCNNSLAAYTEDVDDVLDYHKNLTSLGMQVLVFSGDHDMFIPHNGIEEWIKWLNLTIDTDWRPWFVDGQVAGYTRKYTDDGYRLTYATLKGAGHSSPEYKRRECYEMFQRWIHYYPL, from the exons atggcaaggcaaaaggcaatgtTGAACTCAAGAAGGAAAGGTCTTGAGAAGAAATGGGCGTGCATTTTGCTGGTGCTAGCGTCTGCCTCAGCTGCTTCGTCTCAGCATCTTGTGGAGACGCTTCCTGGCTTTCCCGGAAGACTTCCTTTCAAGCTCGAGACCGG GTACATAAGTGTTGGCAAGGTTGAGTTCTTCTACTACTTCGTGCAGTCCACCGGGAATCCTGGAGCCGACCCTCTTCTGCTTTTCATGAATGGAGGTCCTGGGTGCTCGGGTTTGAATGCCTTCTTGTACCAGATTG GTCCCCTTAAATTCAATGTTACTGATTACACTGGGGGTTTGCCGTCATTACTCTATGAGCCAAATGCCTGGACTAAG ACAGCCAACATTATATTCATAGATGCACCGATCGGCGCAGGTTTCTCCTATGCGACGACAACATCAGCTTACAATTCCACAGACACATTTAATTCTGTACAGATGCAGATATTTTTAAGAAAC TGGCTAGCAGCTCATCCAAGTTTCCAAACTAATCCGGTGTTTGTTGGTAGCGATTCCTATGCCGGTATATATCCTCCCATGGTTGCTACGGCAATTCTACGCG GGAATGAAGCTGGACTTAAACCATATGTCCACCTTAAG GGGATGATACTATCATGTCCCCACACGCACACAGATCTTGAAACTAACGCAAAAGTTCGATTCGCTCATAGGTTGGCCCTCATTTCAGATGCACTTTATGAG TCTTTAGAAGTAAATTGTGGTGGGAATTTTGCGGAGTCGACAAACGCGAACTGCACAGAGGATCTGGCAGCCTATGACCAG CTAATTGAATTGATCAGCCAAACATATGTTCTTGACCCTGTTTGTACTTTCATTTCACCAAAATCGAAAGAAGCTTTCAAATTAGCAATGTCAAACCAAGAGAAGAACAGGAGGTCCATCCAAGAGTTCACCAAGGATCGTCGCCTGTCGCTCCCAAGACCTCGTGACTTTTGGtgcaag TACTTCGATTATTATCTTGTCGATGTATGGGGTAATTATCCAGGTGTACAGGAAGCTCTTCATGTTCGGCCG GGGACAGTCAGCGAATTTTTCAGGTGTAATAATTCCTTAGCAGCCTACACTGAAGATGTCGACGATGTTCTCGATTATCATAAGAATCTCACCAGCCTGGGCATGCAAGTTCTAGTTTTCAG TGGTGATCATGACATGTTTATACCACACAATGGTATCGAAGAGTGGATAAAATGGCTTAATTTAACGATCGATACAGATTGGAGACCGTGGTTTGTAGATGGCCAAGTAGCTGG GTACACAAGGAAGTATACAGATGATGGATACCGATTGACCTACGCAACATTAAAG GGAGCTGGGCACTCGTCTCCAGAATACAAACGCAGAGAATGTTACGAGATGTTTCAAAGGTGGATTCATTACTATCCTCTGTAG